In one Chitinophaga sancti genomic region, the following are encoded:
- a CDS encoding D-glycero-alpha-D-manno-heptose-1,7-bisphosphate 7-phosphatase — MIAIDKSWTLFLDRDGVMNEEIKDGYVLQWDMFRFSEGVLAAMPVLNARFGRIVITTNQRCIGRGLLTEAGLKDIHAHMLAAIHLHGGRVDAIYHCPDVNNDSPCRKPQSGMAMQAQAEFPEIDFSKSIMVGNTMGDMKFGKQLGMKTVFIPSTKPGQAFPDPMIDFKCDNLLEFSKIIQ, encoded by the coding sequence ATGATAGCAATTGATAAAAGCTGGACATTATTCCTGGACCGCGATGGTGTCATGAATGAGGAAATTAAAGATGGGTATGTATTGCAATGGGATATGTTCCGTTTCTCGGAAGGTGTCCTGGCAGCCATGCCGGTGTTGAATGCCCGTTTTGGCCGTATTGTGATCACCACAAACCAGCGTTGTATCGGCAGAGGCTTGCTAACCGAAGCTGGTTTAAAAGACATCCATGCCCACATGCTGGCAGCCATCCATCTGCATGGGGGCCGGGTAGATGCTATCTATCACTGCCCGGATGTAAATAACGATAGCCCCTGCCGTAAGCCGCAGTCTGGCATGGCCATGCAGGCACAGGCGGAATTTCCGGAGATCGATTTCAGCAAATCAATCATGGTAGGCAATACCATGGGAGATATGAAATTTGGTAAACAGCTGGGAATGAAGACAGTATTTATTCCTTCTACAAAACCGGGGCAGGCATTTCCTGATCCGATGATCGATTTTAAGTGTGACAATTTGTTGGAATTTTCAAAGATCATACAATAA
- a CDS encoding nucleotidyltransferase family protein has product MITECIVLAGGLGTRLRSVVADKPKCMAPVGDVPFIDYLLRYLLKEGMTHVVLSLGHLSEQVITYIESNEWTMKVDFVIEEEPLGTGGAIMNALEELEEDEFFILNGDTLFNVDLFDYSNWHQEKGSKLSLALKPMQKFDRYGSVELDENNKITAFLEKQYCDEGLINGGIYVANREYLEGLGLPEKFSFEKDVLELQVKNGEVYGFESDSYFIDIGVPADYERAQKELV; this is encoded by the coding sequence ATGATTACAGAATGTATTGTATTAGCAGGAGGGCTGGGTACCCGTTTGCGTAGTGTAGTTGCAGATAAGCCTAAATGCATGGCGCCTGTGGGCGATGTTCCTTTTATAGATTACCTGTTGCGCTACCTGCTCAAGGAGGGTATGACGCATGTAGTATTGTCTTTGGGGCACCTGTCAGAACAGGTAATAACATACATTGAGTCCAATGAATGGACGATGAAGGTAGATTTCGTGATTGAAGAGGAGCCCCTGGGTACCGGTGGCGCCATCATGAATGCACTGGAAGAGCTGGAAGAAGATGAGTTTTTTATTCTGAATGGAGATACCTTGTTTAATGTGGACCTGTTTGATTATTCAAACTGGCACCAGGAAAAGGGAAGTAAGTTATCGCTGGCCCTGAAGCCGATGCAGAAATTTGACCGGTATGGTAGTGTGGAACTGGATGAGAATAATAAGATCACGGCATTCCTGGAAAAGCAGTATTGTGATGAAGGCCTGATAAATGGTGGGATCTATGTGGCGAACAGGGAGTACCTGGAAGGTCTGGGCCTGCCTGAGAAGTTTTCTTTTGAGAAGGATGTGCTGGAGCTGCAGGTGAAGAATGGGGAGGTATATGGTTTTGAGAGTGATTCTTATTTTATAGATATTGGTGTGCCGGCTGATTATGAGCGTGCACAAAAGGAACTGGTTTGA
- a CDS encoding D-sedoheptulose-7-phosphate isomerase: protein MTEKIIKTIQESIAVKEAIIKDEELVRSIAQAASVITACFQQNHKVLFAGNGGSAADAQHLAAEFSGRFYKDRSPLYSEALHCNTSFLTAVGNDYGYNEVYARMLRGIGQAGDVFVGISTSGNSANILEAIKVAKSKGMIVISMTGMSGGKMKDGSDILLNVPSSDTPRIQESHITIGHIICEIVENNLFGS from the coding sequence ATGACAGAAAAAATTATTAAGACGATTCAGGAAAGCATCGCAGTAAAAGAGGCGATTATAAAGGATGAAGAATTAGTGAGAAGCATTGCACAGGCTGCAAGTGTGATCACAGCCTGTTTTCAGCAGAACCATAAGGTATTATTTGCTGGAAATGGCGGTAGTGCAGCAGATGCGCAACACCTGGCGGCTGAGTTTTCCGGCCGTTTTTATAAAGACAGATCACCATTGTACTCCGAAGCATTGCATTGTAATACTTCCTTCCTGACCGCTGTTGGAAACGACTATGGTTACAATGAAGTATATGCCCGTATGCTGCGTGGTATCGGGCAGGCAGGCGATGTGTTTGTAGGCATTTCCACCTCAGGCAATTCTGCCAATATCCTGGAAGCGATTAAGGTAGCGAAATCCAAAGGGATGATCGTGATAAGTATGACAGGCATGTCTGGCGGAAAAATGAAAGATGGAAGTGACATTCTGTTGAATGTACCGTCATCTGATACACCTCGTATCCAGGAGTCGCATATTACTATTGGTCACATCATTTGTGAAATTGTAGAAAATAATCTTTTTGGCTCATGA
- a CDS encoding GHMP family kinase ATP-binding protein: MIYRSKAPLRLGLAGGGTDVSPYSDMFGGAILNATISLYARAAIEPIAENKVIFESADRKEQLECEAVFPLTCDGKLDILKGVINRIAKDYGIPSGFKLTTFVDAPAGSGLGTSSTLVVAVLGAFAEWLKLPFGEYDMAHLAYCIEREDLQQAGGKQDQYAATFGGVNFMEFYGDKVIVNPLRIKNKYLDELENNLVLYYTSTSRLSSSIISEQQKNVTEKKEASIEAMHHLKEQAVMMKEALLKGEIDKIGEILDYGFQHKKNMAKGISNSQLDEIYEAAKGAGASGGKISGAGGGGFMIFYCPGNTRYAVVDALSAFGGQVKRYHFTHQGVNTWTI; this comes from the coding sequence ATGATCTATCGTAGTAAAGCACCATTACGCCTGGGACTGGCAGGCGGTGGTACCGATGTAAGTCCATATTCTGATATGTTTGGTGGCGCGATCCTGAACGCTACCATCTCGTTATACGCCAGAGCTGCTATCGAGCCTATTGCTGAGAACAAAGTGATTTTTGAGTCGGCAGACAGAAAAGAACAGCTGGAATGCGAAGCTGTGTTCCCTCTCACCTGCGATGGCAAACTCGATATCCTGAAGGGGGTTATTAACCGTATTGCAAAAGATTATGGTATTCCATCGGGTTTTAAGCTTACTACATTTGTAGATGCACCGGCTGGTTCTGGTCTCGGTACTTCATCTACCCTGGTGGTAGCGGTACTGGGTGCTTTTGCGGAATGGCTGAAACTGCCATTTGGTGAGTATGATATGGCACACCTTGCTTATTGTATTGAAAGGGAAGACCTGCAGCAGGCGGGTGGTAAGCAGGATCAGTATGCAGCCACTTTTGGCGGGGTGAACTTCATGGAGTTTTATGGCGATAAGGTCATTGTAAATCCCCTGCGCATTAAGAACAAATATCTGGATGAGCTGGAAAATAACCTGGTATTATATTATACTTCTACCAGCCGTTTGTCCAGCAGCATTATTTCTGAACAACAGAAGAATGTAACGGAGAAGAAAGAAGCGAGTATTGAGGCGATGCATCACCTGAAAGAACAGGCGGTGATGATGAAAGAAGCTTTGCTGAAAGGGGAGATTGATAAGATAGGAGAGATCCTGGATTATGGTTTTCAGCATAAGAAAAACATGGCAAAAGGGATTTCTAATTCACAATTAGATGAAATTTATGAAGCCGCGAAAGGTGCAGGTGCTTCAGGGGGTAAGATCTCTGGTGCTGGTGGCGGTGGATTTATGATATTTTACTGTCCGGGGAATACCCGTTATGCGGTAGTGGATGCGCTGAGTGCTTTTGGCGGGCAGGTGAAACGGTATCATTTTACGCATCAGGGAGTGAATACCTGGACTATTTAA
- a CDS encoding glycosyltransferase encodes MGRKKILILGPAWPYRGGLAAYNERLAEELQKDADVEIWTFTLQYPKFLFPGKSQYATEAAPAHLNITRKINSINPLNWLKLGRQIRKMKPDLIIAKYWLPLMGPALGSLIRLGKRGNTKAFSILDNVVPHEKRPGDVAFTKYFLKPVDAFIAMSQSVLDDLKVFEPNKPVSLIPHPIYDNYGMPISKAAARAVLNLDASKKYILFFGFIRQYKGLDLLMQAMADERMKKLDVHLIVAGEYYEDAAPYNELLAKLQLGDRILMHTDFIPNDAVKNYFCAADLVVQPYKSATQSGISQIAYHFEKPMVVTRVGGLLEMVPDSVVGYQCEPDPADIAAKIEQYYLENREADMTAAVHVEKQKYSWDRLAKEILRLTGL; translated from the coding sequence ATGGGAAGAAAGAAGATACTTATCCTGGGACCCGCCTGGCCTTATCGGGGAGGCCTTGCTGCCTACAATGAAAGACTGGCTGAAGAACTACAAAAGGACGCAGATGTAGAGATCTGGACCTTTACCCTGCAATATCCAAAATTCCTTTTTCCTGGCAAGAGTCAATATGCTACCGAAGCTGCGCCGGCTCACCTGAACATCACGCGTAAGATTAATTCTATCAATCCGCTGAACTGGTTGAAACTTGGCCGGCAGATCCGCAAGATGAAGCCGGACCTGATCATTGCCAAGTACTGGCTGCCGCTGATGGGGCCAGCACTCGGTTCCCTGATCCGTTTAGGAAAAAGAGGCAATACCAAAGCATTTTCTATCCTGGATAATGTGGTACCTCATGAGAAACGCCCGGGTGATGTGGCTTTTACAAAGTATTTCCTGAAACCGGTGGATGCCTTCATTGCTATGAGCCAGTCTGTATTAGATGATCTCAAGGTATTTGAGCCCAATAAACCGGTATCACTGATACCACATCCGATTTATGATAACTATGGTATGCCGATATCCAAAGCGGCTGCTAGGGCGGTATTGAACCTGGATGCCAGCAAAAAGTATATTTTGTTCTTTGGTTTTATCCGCCAATACAAAGGACTGGATCTACTGATGCAGGCCATGGCGGATGAAAGAATGAAAAAACTGGATGTGCATTTGATTGTAGCAGGGGAATATTATGAAGATGCCGCACCGTATAATGAACTGCTGGCAAAGCTGCAACTGGGAGACCGCATTTTGATGCACACTGATTTTATTCCGAATGATGCGGTGAAGAATTATTTCTGTGCAGCAGACCTGGTCGTGCAACCTTATAAGAGCGCTACCCAGAGTGGCATTTCGCAGATCGCCTATCATTTTGAAAAGCCGATGGTGGTGACAAGGGTAGGAGGATTGCTGGAAATGGTGCCTGACAGTGTGGTGGGGTACCAATGTGAGCCTGATCCGGCAGACATTGCAGCTAAGATTGAGCAATATTACCTTGAAAATAGGGAAGCCGATATGACGGCGGCCGTTCACGTTGAGAAGCAAAAATATTCCTGGGATAGACTGGCGAAAGAGATTTTGCGTTTGACAGGCTTGTAG
- a CDS encoding glycosyltransferase family 2 protein, whose product MDISVIVPLKNEDESLPELAAWIDRVMKENQFSYEVWMVDDGSTDNSWEVIQSLAGINANIKGIKFQRNYGKSAALNEGFKMAKGDVIITMDADLQDSPDEIPELYNMIKTGGYDIVSGWKKKRYDSALAKNLPSKLYNWTTTRMSGVKLHDMNCGLKSYRKKVVKSIEVYGEMHRYIPVIAKWNGFRNIGEKVVEHRARKYGVSKFGLERFINGFLDLATIMFIGKFGKRPMHLFGALGTMFFTIGFLIAGYLGYEKLFHDVYKMTERPIFFLALLAMIIGSQLFLAGFIGELVTRNAVERNDYLVETTLDRTK is encoded by the coding sequence ATGGATATTTCCGTAATCGTTCCCTTAAAAAACGAAGATGAATCACTGCCGGAACTGGCAGCATGGATAGACCGTGTCATGAAGGAGAACCAATTTTCCTATGAGGTGTGGATGGTAGATGATGGTAGTACTGACAATTCCTGGGAGGTGATCCAAAGCCTTGCGGGCATCAACGCAAACATCAAAGGCATCAAATTTCAGCGCAACTATGGCAAATCTGCCGCCCTTAACGAAGGTTTCAAGATGGCCAAAGGGGATGTAATCATCACCATGGATGCGGATCTGCAGGATAGTCCGGATGAAATTCCGGAGCTGTACAACATGATTAAAACCGGCGGTTACGACATTGTGAGCGGCTGGAAAAAGAAACGTTATGACAGCGCCCTGGCCAAGAACCTGCCTTCTAAATTATACAACTGGACCACTACCAGGATGAGTGGGGTTAAGCTGCACGATATGAACTGCGGCCTCAAATCCTACCGTAAAAAAGTGGTGAAGAGCATAGAAGTGTATGGTGAAATGCACCGTTACATTCCTGTCATTGCGAAATGGAATGGTTTCCGGAACATCGGGGAAAAGGTGGTAGAACACCGTGCCCGTAAATACGGGGTATCCAAGTTTGGCCTGGAACGCTTTATCAACGGCTTCCTCGACCTGGCTACCATTATGTTCATCGGTAAGTTCGGCAAGCGCCCCATGCACCTTTTCGGTGCCCTGGGTACTATGTTCTTTACGATCGGTTTCCTGATCGCAGGCTATCTCGGGTACGAGAAGCTGTTTCATGATGTATATAAAATGACAGAGCGTCCGATCTTCTTCCTGGCGCTGCTGGCCATGATCATCGGATCCCAGCTGTTCCTGGCCGGTTTCATTGGTGAACTGGTGACCAGGAATGCCGTTGAAAGGAATGATTACCTTGTGGAAACTACACTTGACCGAACGAAATAA
- a CDS encoding DUF4199 domain-containing protein, which yields MSNASSPNQGVKWGLIAGAAGVVAGLIFYFTNPVKLQTLMFGVIELAATAVCALMAGLERRKANGGSIEFKPVLQPIFTTFVISMLIGVIFTYVMFNYVDPSLVVQMKQAHIADVRDNPGLYKALGYTEDQYKAELKQAETGEYGVTFAGSVITYLQKLIKSFILSAILSLIVRRK from the coding sequence ATGAGTAATGCATCTTCTCCCAACCAGGGTGTAAAATGGGGTTTAATAGCAGGTGCAGCAGGCGTTGTGGCCGGACTGATCTTCTATTTTACCAACCCGGTTAAGCTCCAGACACTGATGTTTGGGGTGATAGAACTGGCCGCTACTGCCGTATGCGCACTGATGGCCGGCCTGGAACGCCGAAAAGCCAATGGGGGATCAATAGAATTTAAACCTGTCCTGCAACCCATCTTTACAACTTTCGTGATCTCCATGTTAATTGGCGTCATTTTTACCTATGTCATGTTCAATTATGTAGATCCTTCGCTGGTGGTACAGATGAAACAGGCCCATATTGCCGATGTGCGAGACAATCCAGGCCTTTACAAAGCACTGGGTTATACTGAAGATCAATACAAAGCGGAATTGAAGCAGGCAGAAACCGGTGAGTATGGCGTGACGTTTGCAGGCAGTGTCATAACTTACCTGCAGAAGCTGATTAAATCATTCATCCTTTCCGCGATACTTTCCCTGATCGTTCGCAGAAAGTAA
- a CDS encoding dihydroorotase has protein sequence MHILLKNVQIIAPGAANNGQQQDILIENGVISQIGNNISAPHARIVEGTNLHASPGWTDVFAHFSDPGQEYKEDLQSGAAAAAKGGYTTVLIVPNTQPALHTKPQIEYVISRTRHTGVQVLPIGAVTKNIEGTSLAEMYEMREAGAIAFSDGLKPIQSPGIMLKALQYVKAVDGTIIQLPDDLSISAHGLMNEGIYSTQLGMPGKPAIAEELIIQRDLELAAYTDSKIHFTGVSTAKAIQLIAEAKKKGVKVTCSVTPYHLSLSDGQLESYDSNLKVNPPLRSKEDVKALQQAVKDGLVDCFATHHLPQDWDAKVLEFEYAKNGMIGLESAFGVLRQYLPEVPLEKLIDMLAIQPRKIFNLPAHGLAVGAVANLTLFDPEEEWTFTPAHLASRSKNSAYLGARLKGAVKGVINGTHFIV, from the coding sequence ATGCATATATTACTCAAAAACGTACAAATCATCGCTCCTGGTGCAGCTAACAACGGCCAGCAGCAAGATATTTTGATCGAAAATGGCGTAATCAGCCAGATTGGAAACAATATTTCCGCGCCTCACGCCCGGATCGTTGAAGGCACGAATCTCCATGCTTCTCCAGGATGGACTGATGTATTCGCTCACTTTTCTGATCCCGGTCAGGAATACAAAGAAGACCTTCAGAGCGGGGCTGCCGCGGCGGCAAAAGGTGGATATACCACCGTACTTATCGTACCGAATACTCAACCTGCCCTGCATACAAAGCCACAGATTGAGTATGTCATCAGCCGTACCCGCCACACAGGGGTGCAGGTACTACCTATCGGTGCGGTGACCAAAAACATCGAAGGCACCTCACTTGCAGAGATGTACGAAATGCGGGAAGCGGGTGCTATCGCATTCTCTGATGGCCTGAAGCCGATCCAGAGCCCGGGCATCATGCTCAAAGCCCTCCAATATGTAAAAGCCGTAGACGGTACTATCATACAACTGCCTGATGACCTGAGTATTTCCGCTCATGGCCTGATGAACGAAGGTATCTACAGCACACAGCTGGGGATGCCCGGAAAACCTGCCATCGCGGAAGAGCTGATTATCCAGCGCGACCTGGAACTGGCAGCATACACCGATTCCAAAATTCACTTTACCGGGGTAAGTACTGCCAAAGCCATTCAGCTGATTGCTGAGGCTAAGAAAAAGGGCGTGAAAGTGACCTGCTCCGTAACACCTTACCACCTGAGCCTCAGCGATGGCCAGCTGGAAAGCTATGATTCCAACCTCAAGGTCAACCCACCCCTCCGCAGCAAGGAAGATGTAAAAGCCCTGCAACAGGCGGTGAAAGACGGGCTGGTTGACTGCTTTGCTACCCATCACCTGCCACAGGACTGGGATGCCAAAGTACTTGAATTTGAATATGCTAAGAATGGGATGATTGGCCTGGAGAGTGCCTTTGGCGTGCTTCGCCAGTACCTGCCGGAAGTGCCGCTGGAGAAACTGATCGATATGCTGGCTATACAGCCTCGTAAGATCTTTAACCTGCCGGCGCATGGTTTGGCAGTAGGTGCGGTGGCGAATCTCACCCTCTTTGATCCGGAAGAAGAATGGACTTTCACGCCTGCACATCTGGCGAGCAGGTCCAAAAATTCGGCGTATCTTGGCGCCCGGTTAAAAGGTGCAGTGAAGGGGGTAATAAATGGTACCCACTTTATTGTCTGA
- a CDS encoding fibrobacter succinogenes major paralogous domain-containing protein, with translation MKFSSIVATFSIVLFAISCEPEDDLVPDNNGLPTISTYAVKGIFTDTAVAGGVIIANGGNEIKESGVCWGEDPIPTNNTNFVADSVKQGSFTSVIRNMKPGTVYYVSAYAKNANGIAYGESVPFSTSFKDQDGHIYHTVKIGTQLWAVENLRATHYRNGDEVATVTTLNNWFNATEGLYCAYGFENANIEVYGLLYNHKATSDTRKICPEGWRLPTYKEWKTLTDGGGGDQVAGNVLKGTGTTYWTKTTADVTNKTGFTALPAGIVSANGFLGIGTNTYMWAADAEELGINIVGDSPVITWFNNKADGGNSIRLIKE, from the coding sequence ATGAAATTCAGTTCAATCGTAGCAACATTTAGCATTGTTCTTTTTGCCATTTCCTGTGAACCCGAGGATGATCTTGTGCCCGACAACAACGGGCTTCCGACTATTAGCACTTATGCGGTTAAAGGCATTTTTACCGATACAGCTGTCGCCGGAGGGGTGATCATTGCCAATGGCGGCAACGAAATCAAGGAAAGTGGCGTTTGTTGGGGAGAGGATCCTATCCCCACTAACAATACCAATTTTGTTGCAGACAGCGTAAAGCAGGGCTCATTTACATCTGTGATCAGGAATATGAAACCCGGTACAGTGTACTATGTAAGTGCCTATGCTAAGAATGCTAACGGCATTGCCTACGGTGAAAGTGTTCCTTTCTCCACCAGTTTCAAAGACCAGGACGGGCATATTTACCATACTGTAAAAATTGGCACACAACTCTGGGCGGTCGAAAATCTGCGCGCTACTCATTATCGCAATGGTGACGAAGTGGCTACAGTGACGACCCTCAATAATTGGTTCAACGCTACGGAAGGCTTGTATTGTGCATATGGTTTTGAAAATGCCAATATTGAGGTGTACGGCTTATTGTATAATCACAAGGCCACTAGTGATACCAGGAAGATCTGCCCTGAAGGCTGGCGCCTGCCTACCTATAAGGAGTGGAAGACCCTTACTGACGGTGGGGGAGGAGACCAGGTGGCTGGAAATGTACTGAAAGGAACGGGTACTACTTACTGGACTAAGACAACTGCAGATGTGACGAATAAGACTGGCTTTACAGCATTGCCTGCGGGTATTGTGAGTGCGAATGGCTTTTTGGGCATTGGTACCAATACCTATATGTGGGCGGCGGACGCTGAGGAGTTGGGGATTAATATAGTGGGGGATAGTCCGGTTATTACCTGGTTCAACAACAAAGCGGATGGCGGGAATAGCATCCGCTTGATAAAAGAGTAG
- a CDS encoding SRPBCC family protein: MVVRTICNYKVSAAELWPLLFNSKMDDKQPCYLLCGLPKPLACRLPDGQGGVGNTRECVSDKGTIQQLITEWDPGHKLAFELAQTDLYFGPCVKSIVEQFELTENNEGGCRIVRSTTFKVKGPLAAVASIPMFIGLKAIHRYVFSNWKRISA, encoded by the coding sequence ATGGTCGTAAGAACTATATGCAACTATAAGGTGAGTGCCGCGGAGCTTTGGCCTTTACTATTTAATTCCAAAATGGATGATAAACAACCCTGCTACCTCTTATGTGGGCTCCCCAAACCACTTGCGTGCAGGCTTCCTGATGGCCAGGGAGGTGTGGGCAATACCCGGGAATGCGTGTCTGACAAAGGTACCATTCAACAACTTATTACGGAATGGGATCCCGGGCATAAACTGGCATTTGAATTAGCGCAGACTGATTTATATTTTGGACCTTGTGTAAAGTCAATTGTAGAACAGTTTGAACTGACCGAAAACAATGAAGGCGGTTGCAGAATAGTACGCAGCACGACTTTCAAAGTGAAAGGCCCCCTTGCAGCTGTAGCCTCCATTCCAATGTTCATCGGCCTGAAGGCAATTCATAGGTATGTATTTAGTAACTGGAAGCGAATTTCTGCCTAA
- a CDS encoding aldo/keto reductase, which produces METVKLNNGVEMPMVGYGVFLVSPEECERCVLDAINVGYRSIDTAQAYFNEEGVGNAVVKSGVPREELFITTKVWIANAGYEKAKTSIERSLQKLQTDYIDLLLIHQAYNDYYGTYKAMEEAYKVGTVRAIGVSNFYADRFVDLAKFSEIKPMVNQLEAHVFYQRKEI; this is translated from the coding sequence ATGGAAACAGTAAAATTGAACAATGGAGTAGAGATGCCGATGGTAGGATACGGAGTTTTTCTGGTTTCTCCAGAAGAGTGTGAACGATGTGTATTGGATGCCATCAATGTTGGTTATCGCTCTATAGATACGGCACAAGCCTACTTCAACGAAGAAGGTGTAGGCAATGCTGTTGTAAAATCTGGTGTGCCAAGGGAAGAACTCTTTATCACAACAAAAGTTTGGATTGCGAATGCCGGTTATGAGAAAGCCAAAACTTCCATCGAAAGGTCTCTACAAAAACTTCAAACTGATTACATTGATTTGCTGCTTATACATCAGGCATACAATGACTATTACGGCACATATAAAGCGATGGAGGAAGCGTATAAGGTTGGAACAGTACGAGCTATCGGCGTGAGTAATTTTTATGCTGACCGGTTTGTGGACCTTGCTAAATTCAGTGAGATCAAGCCGATGGTAAATCAATTGGAAGCCCACGTATTTTATCAGCGAAAGGAAATATAG
- a CDS encoding SDR family NAD(P)-dependent oxidoreductase gives MKIALITGVSRKEGIGYATAEQLGLQGFRIIVAARQLNQAEALAQDLSKLGIDASALHMDLLDRDSIRIAAKHVKEEFPKLDVLINNASLMLSSSATVQEKDMDELNREFETNITGTWYVTQQFYPLLVASGHGRIVNISSGAGSYADPDFGIINFPGFRLSELGLYTLGAYALTKLALNGLTIKMGKDFKADHVLVNAVCPGFTATRPGFDAIGGRPVSESVDGIIWAATLPDDGPTGQFFRDRKPLPW, from the coding sequence ATGAAAATAGCATTAATAACAGGGGTAAGCCGTAAAGAAGGCATCGGCTATGCGACTGCTGAACAATTGGGTTTACAAGGCTTTCGAATCATTGTAGCTGCCAGGCAACTCAATCAGGCAGAAGCCCTGGCGCAGGACTTGAGCAAGCTTGGAATAGACGCATCGGCATTGCACATGGACCTTTTGGACAGAGACAGCATTAGGATTGCCGCAAAGCATGTAAAAGAGGAGTTTCCGAAACTGGATGTGTTAATCAACAACGCAAGCCTAATGTTAAGCTCCTCAGCAACTGTTCAGGAGAAGGATATGGATGAACTTAACAGAGAATTTGAAACCAATATTACGGGCACCTGGTATGTTACCCAACAGTTTTATCCTCTGCTGGTGGCCAGTGGTCATGGAAGAATAGTTAATATATCCAGCGGAGCTGGGTCATATGCAGACCCAGATTTTGGCATAATCAATTTCCCTGGTTTTCGGTTGAGCGAACTTGGTTTGTACACATTAGGAGCGTATGCCCTGACGAAATTGGCTTTAAATGGATTGACCATTAAAATGGGGAAAGATTTTAAAGCAGACCATGTTCTGGTAAATGCTGTTTGCCCCGGGTTTACAGCTACACGTCCTGGTTTTGATGCAATTGGCGGACGCCCTGTAAGTGAGAGTGTGGATGGCATTATTTGGGCAGCCACATTGCCGGATGATGGACCTACCGGACAGTTCTTTAGAGACCGGAAACCACTACCCTGGTAG
- a CDS encoding DUF2255 family protein, protein MEFSKEEILKIKKADDLHVSPFREDGKTYGTPTWIWSVVVDNELYVRAYHGKASRWYNAAIQQKAGRIQVAGLIKEVSFEPVGDALNDRIDEAYQTKYKSSPYLGSMISSRARSATIKIALREAQS, encoded by the coding sequence GTGGAATTTTCAAAAGAAGAAATTTTAAAAATCAAAAAGGCTGACGATCTGCATGTTTCGCCGTTTCGTGAAGATGGGAAAACATACGGTACACCTACATGGATCTGGTCTGTTGTAGTGGATAATGAATTATATGTAAGAGCTTATCACGGTAAGGCTTCCCGATGGTACAATGCGGCTATTCAGCAAAAAGCAGGGAGGATACAGGTAGCCGGACTTATAAAAGAAGTGAGCTTTGAGCCGGTTGGGGATGCGCTCAATGACCGGATTGATGAAGCCTACCAGACGAAATACAAAAGCAGCCCTTATCTGGGCTCGATGATTAGTTCCCGTGCCCGTTCTGCAACAATTAAAATTGCGCTCCGTGAAGCACAAAGTTGA
- a CDS encoding NADPH-dependent F420 reductase — MKLGIFGTGIVGRLLAEKLVADGNEVMIGTRNIQNTLAKNEPDIIGTPPYIQWQEKNTKVKLGTFADVAKFGEIIFISTFGDVAINAIDMAGTEHLAGKIVIDTTNPLDLSNGIPPGFSGTVGNSLGEQIQRHLPQAKVVKAFNTLSMHIVVNPQREEGDPVLLIAGNDQGAKRSVGEIAKGWGWKDIVDLGGISESFFLESFALLWIRYAFKNNSWTHAFKLLRK, encoded by the coding sequence ATGAAATTAGGAATCTTTGGAACAGGTATCGTCGGAAGACTTCTCGCAGAAAAACTTGTTGCCGATGGAAACGAAGTAATGATCGGAACAAGAAACATTCAAAATACACTGGCAAAAAATGAACCTGATATAATAGGAACTCCACCCTATATACAATGGCAGGAAAAAAACACAAAAGTTAAGCTGGGAACTTTTGCTGATGTTGCAAAATTTGGAGAGATAATTTTTATTTCAACCTTTGGCGATGTCGCAATAAATGCCATTGACATGGCAGGCACAGAACATTTAGCTGGAAAAATTGTTATCGACACAACCAATCCGCTTGATCTTTCAAATGGTATTCCTCCTGGCTTTTCCGGAACAGTTGGCAATTCACTTGGTGAACAAATTCAGAGGCATCTACCCCAGGCAAAAGTGGTTAAAGCTTTCAATACACTAAGTATGCACATCGTGGTTAACCCTCAAAGAGAAGAAGGAGATCCTGTTTTATTAATTGCAGGAAATGATCAAGGCGCCAAAAGATCTGTTGGCGAAATTGCTAAAGGTTGGGGCTGGAAAGATATTGTTGATTTAGGCGGCATTTCCGAATCATTCTTCCTGGAATCATTTGCCTTGTTGTGGATTCGTTACGCCTTTAAGAATAATAGTTGGACGCATGCATTTAAGCTTCTAAGAAAGTAA